In the genome of Sinorhizobium chiapasense, the window CCGACTGCGCGGATAGAACAGCGAGACAGGGGTGGGCGTCGGCCGGCAATGCCTCAGCACCTCGACGAGCGCGCCGCTCTGCAGATCGCCCTCGACGTGGTAGAGGGGCACCTGAACGAGGCCAAGCCCCAGCCGCGCCGCTGCCACGAAACTTTCCGCCGCGTTGACGGCGATGGTCGCCGGAAGTGTCGCCGTGCGAACGCCCCCCTCCTCGACGAACTCGAGCGGCAACAGGTTGCCTGTCGCCGACGAGCGAAACCCGATCATCCTGTGTCCATCGAGGTCGTCGATCGCCCGAGGCACGCCGAACCGGGCGATGTAGCCCGGTGACGCACAGGTGATCTCGTCGAGCATTGCGACCCGGCGGCCGATCATGTCGCTAGTTTGCGGTTCGCCGACACGCAGCACGCAGTCGATGCCTTCCCGGACCAAATCCACCAGCCGATCGCCCTCGCTCATGTAGAGCTCGATATCGGGATAGGTTTCGAGAAAGGCCGGTAGCCTGGGCAGAACGAAGTGTCGTGCCAGTGTGCCATGAACATCGACCCTGAGGAGCCCCTTCGGCTTCGCCCCGGCAAACGCCCCCTCGGCGTCCTCGATATCGTCCAGTATGGTGATGCAGCGCTGATAATAGGCTTCGCCATCGAGCGTCGGGCTCACATGCCGCGTCGTGCGCTGCAGGAGCCGTACGCCGAGCCGCGCTTCGAGCTGCTTGACCGCATCGGTGACGGTCGAGCGCGGCAGACCGAGATCCTCTGAAGCGAACGTGAAGCTCTTCCGCTCGACGACCCGGGAAAAGACCCGCATGGCGTCCAACCTGTCCATTGTTCGATGCCTCCGGATAGTATTGACGAATAACGCATGATTATCCGCAATTAGAATGGAGGCATCTTCTCTCGTGTCAACGGCGCACAGCGCTTCAATCGAAGGAGAGACGAGATGTCTGCAAACACGAACAAGGTCGCGATCATCACCGGCGCCTCGCGCGGCATCGGCGCCGCCATTGCCGAACGCCTGGCGAAGGACGGGTTTACTGTCGTCATCAACTATTCCGGCGATCCCGCACCCGCCGAGGTGCTGGCGCGCGCGATCGAGGAAGGAGGCGGCAAGGCCCTGACCGCCAGGGCGGATGTCAGCAGCGTCGAAGCCGTCCGCCGGATGTTCGATGCGGCCGAAGCCGCCTTCGGCGGCGTCGATGTCCTCGTCAACAATGCCGGCATCCTGAAAACCGTGGCGCTGGCCGACACGACCGACGAGGAATTCGACCGGCACTTTGCCATCAATGTGAAAGGCACGTTCAACACGATGCGCGAGGCCGCAAGGCGGATGCGGGATGGCGGTCGGATCGTCAACTTCTCATCGACGACACTGGCACTGAACATGCCGGGCTATGCCGCCTACAACGGCACCAAGGCAGCGGTCGAGGCCTTTACGCATGTCTTCGCCAAGGAGTTGCGCGGCCGCAATATCACCGTCAACGCCGTGGCCCCAGGCCCGATCGCAACCGATCTCTTTCTTACCGGCAAGAGCGACGAACTGATCGCCCAGTTCACCAAGATGCCGCCGCTCGAACGACTCGGCCAGCCGGAAGACATTGCCAATGTCGTCGCTTTCCTCGTTGGCCCCGATGCCGGCTGGGTCAATGGCCAGGTTCTGCGCGCAAACGGCGGGGTCGCCTGATCGGTCGCCATTCATTCGAACCACGCCAATGGAAGGATCAAGATCATGAACAAGGAAGTTATCGTCATCACCGGCGCCTCCAGCGGTTTTGGCGCCCTCACCGCCCGCGCACTCGCAAAGGCAGGGCATGTGGTCTATGCCGGCATGCGCGCAATCGAAGGCCGCAACGCCCCCCAGGTCGAGGCGGCGAGAATATTCGCCGCCGAACATGGCGCCGATCTTCGGCCGATCGAACTTGATGTCATCTCCGATGCCTCCGTCGAAGCGGCGATCGCCAGGATCGTTGCCGATCAAGGCCGCATCGATGTCATCGTGCACAATGCCGGCCACATGTCCTTCGGCCCCGCCGAGGCATTCACGCCGGAACAGCTCGCCGAGCTTTACGACGTCAACGTGCTCTCGACGCAGCGCGTGAACCGGGCTGCCCTTCCCCTTATGCGCGAACAGGGCAAGGGTCTTGTGGTATGGGTTTCGTCTTCCAGCACCCGGGGCGGCACGCCGCCCTTCCTGGCGCCCTATTTCGCCGCCAAGGCCGCAATGGACTCGCTCGCCGTATCCTACGCCGCCGAACTCACGCGCTGGGGCATCGAAACCGCCATCATCGTGCCAGGCGCCTTCACCAGGGGGACCAACCATTTCGCCCATTCCGGCGCACCCGCCGATGCGGCACGCGCCGGTGCATACGGCGAAGGCCCATACAGGGGTGTCGCAGAACAGGCGCTTAAGGGTCTGGGTGCTCTCGAACCGGCCGATGCCGACGCGGGCGCCGTCGCTGCCGCTATCGTCGATATCGTCAACATGCCCTTCGGAAGCCGTCCGTTCCGCACCCATATCGATCCGTCACAGGACGGCGCGGAAATCGTCAACGGCGTCGCCGACCGTGTGCGGGCGGAAATGTACCGCAACATCGGCCTTCAGGATCTGCTGAAGCCGCACGCCATCGGCTGACCTTCAAGGGTCGGGTTTGCTTACCGATGGCAGGCGACGTGCCGTCCGGGATTTTCGTCTGAGTTGTACCGATCGCGTCAGTGGTTGATCGCCTTGACGATCTCCTCGGTGACCTTCTTGGCGTCGCCGAGCAACATCATCGTGCCGTCCTTGTAGAACAGCGTGTTGTCGATGCCGGCATAGCCGGAGCCGAGCGAGCGCTTGACGAAAAGGCAGGTCTTGGCCTTGTCGACGTCGAGGATCGGCATGCCGTAGATCGGCGAGGTCTTGTCGTCGCGCGCCGCCGGGTTGGTGACGTCGTTGGCGCCGATGACATAGGCGACGTCGGCCTGGGCGAATTCCGAGTTGATGTCCTCGAGTTCGAACACCTCGTCATAGGGCACGTTTGCCTCGGCGAGGAGCACGTTCATGTGCCCGGGCATGCGACCGGCGACAGGATGGATCGCGTATTTGACCTCGACGCCCGCTTCCTTGAGCCTGTCGCCCATCTCGCGCAGCGCATGCTGCGCCTGCGCCACTGCCATGCCGTAGCCCGGCACGATGATCACTTTCGAGGCGTTCTGCATCAGGAAGGCGGCGTCGTCGGCCGAGCCCTGCTTCACCGTCCGCTGGATGCCGTCGTCGGCGCCAGCAGCCGCCGTCTCGCCACCGAAGCCGCCGAGGATCACCGAGATGAACGAGCGGTTCATGCCCTTGCACATGATGTAGGAGAGGATCGCACCCGACGAGCCGACCAGCGCACCGGTGATGATCAGCGCCAGGTTGCCGAGCGTGAAGCCGATGCCGGCAGCCGCCCAGCCGGAATAGGAGTTGAGCATCGAGACGACGACCGGCATGTCGGCGCCGCCGATCGGGATGATGATCAAGACGCCGAAGACGAGCGATAAAAGAACGATTGCCCAGAAATCGAAATGGCTTTCGGTCAGCGCCAGACCGATGATGAAGAAAACGACGAGTGCGACCAGCGCGATGTTGATCGCATGGCGGTAGGGCAAGAGGATCGGCTTGCCGGACATGCGGCCGTCGAGTTTCAGGAAGGCGATGACCGAGCCGGTGAAGGTTATCGCACCGATCGCAACGCCGAGGGCCATCTCGACGAGCGCCTGGGCGTGGATCGCGCCGATTTCGCCGATGCCGAAGGAGGACGGCGCATAAAGCGCGCCGGCGGCGACCAGCACCGCGGCAAGACCGACGAGCGAGTGGAAGCCGGCGACGAGCTGCGGCATCGCCGTCATCGGGATGCGCTTGGCGATATAGGCGCCGGCACCGCCGCCAAGCGCAAGCCCGAGCACGATCAGCAGAAAGCCGCCGATCGAAGGCATGGCGAGGAAAAGCGTCGTCGCGATGGCGATGCCCATGCCGATCATGCCGTAGGCATTGCCCCGGCGGCTGGTGGTCGGATGCGACAGGCCGCGCAGCGCCGTAATGAACAGCACGCCGGAGACGAGGTAGAGGAAGGCTGCGAAGTTAGCGTTCATCGGCCCGCCTCACTTGTCTTTTTTCTTGTACATGGCGAGCATGCGCTGGGTGACCAGGAAGCCGCCGAAGATGTTGACCGAGGCGAGCACCAGCGCCACGAAGCCGAAGCCGGTGGCAAGCCCCGAGGCCGAAATGCCGACCGCAAGCAGCGCGCCGACGACGATCACCGACGAGATCGCATTGGTCACCGCCATCAGTGGCGTGTGCAAAGCCGGCGTCACCGACCAGACGACGTAGTAGCCGACGAAGATCGCCAGCACGAAGATGGCCAGGCGGAAGACGAAAGGATCGATCGCGCCGCCGGTGGCACCGTGCGCCACCGCACCGGCGGCATCCGGCACGTATTCGGCCGCGGTCCTGACCGCTTCTACGGCCCGATCGAGATCGGCCAATGCCTTGTCGAGAAGTTCATTCGCCATTACTTGTCCCCCTCTTTCGCGCCGCCGAAGGCCGGATGCACCACGGCGCCGCCGTGGGTCAGCGCCGTCGCCTTGACGAGCTCGTCCTCCATGTTGAGCGCCAGTGCCTTGGTCTCCTTCGAGACCATCGTCTCGAGGAAGGTGACGAGGTTCTTGGCATAAAGCAGCGAGGCGGAAGCGGCGATGCGGCCCGGCACGTTCAGGTGACCGACGACCTTGATGCCGCCGACCTCCACGACCTTTCCGGTTTCCGCTCCCTCGACATTGCCGCCGCGCTCGACGGCGAGGTCGACGACGACCGAGCCGGGCTTCATGGCATCGAGCATTTCGCGGGTCACGAGCCGCGGGGCCGGACGGCCCGGGATCAGCGCCGTTGTGATGACGATGTCCTGCTTGGCGATATGCTCGGCGACGAGTGCGGCCTGCTTGACCTGGTAGTCCTTCGACATTTCCTTGGCGTAACCGCCGGCGGTCTCGGCCGCCTTGAACTCCTCGTCCTCGACGGCGATGAACTTGGCGCCGAGCGAGGCGACCTGCTCCTTGGCGGCGGGGCGAACGTCGGTCGCCGACACGACCGCGCCGAGGCGCCTTGCGGTGGCGATCGCCTGCAGCCCGGCAACGCCTGCGCCCATGACGAAAACCTTCGCCGCCGGCACTGTGCCGGCCGCCGTCATCATCATCGGCAGCGCCCGGTCGTATTCATGGGCCGCATCGATCACCGCCTGGTAGCCGGCAAGGTTCGCCTGCGACGACAGGACGTCCATCGACTGCGCCCGGGTGATGCGGGGCATCAGCTCCATCGCAAAGGCGGTCAGCCCTGCTCCCGCCATCGCCGCAATCGCTGCCTCGTTGCCATAGGGATCCATGATCGCGATAACGATCGCGCCGGACTTGTAACCGGCGATCTCGGCATCGGTCGGGCGCCGTACCTTCAGCACGACGTCGGCGCTCGCCGCATCCACCGCCGACCCGATCCGCGCTCCGGTCTTCTCGTATTCCGAATCGAGGATCCGCGAGCGCAGGCCCGCGCCCGCCTCGACGACGACGTCGAAGCCCAGCGACTTCAGTTTCTTGACGCTTTCGACCGAACCCGCGACGCGCCCTTCGTGCGCATCCGTTTCCTTCGCGATAAAGACAATCTCGCTCACAAGTCCCCTCCCGACTCGCAGTCGAGCCGAAGCCGGGCCGCGAGCATCTTGTTCGACTGCTGGAGCGCCCCCGTCAGGCGGCCGCATCCATGGTGACAGGCACTCTTCCGTCGAAGGCAGGCGCTGCCCGCCGTCGAAAACGCTCCTCACGCGGTGAGGTGATGCCGGATTGCGTCCGACGGCCGAAGACGGGGCACCCTCCTGCCCCGCATCCAGCAAGAAATGTCAGAGAAACCGGTTAGCGAAGAAAGAAGAAACCGGCCACATTGAGGATGATCAGCAGCACGAGCGAGCTGAAGAAGCCCATCGTCGTGAAAAAGGCTGCAGCCATCGCGATCAGCAGCGAGGCGCAAAACAGCGTGCCGTATTTCGTTGCGTTCAGGAAGAGGTTGTAGGTCTTCTCATGCTCGGAATAGTCCATCGGAGCGCCCGTTTCGACCGGTCCCGAATGATGCTCTGCCATCTTCCAATTCTCCCAGAATGCTGCGGCGCGGCCAATGGCCACGTCCGCCTTTCAACCTTGATCCACGAACGGAGCCGCCTGCCAAGCGGATGAGCGGACAGTCCTTTAGCTCCGCATACACAATGCGCAAGCCATGCGCAACGAAAACCCGCCCGCGAGACCTGCGGCATAAACGATATCCTGTTTGCGCTGTCCCGTTAGCTGAGGCCGACGGACCGGTCAGCCGCCTGCGAATGCACGGGCGTAAGCGCGACCGTAGCTGCCTTGCGCAATTCGCGCCGTGGGCAGGATCGTCAGCGGCGCGAACGGCACTTCGTGGCGGTCCGCGAACATCATCCGGCGCTCGAACGGTTCGGAATCGAAAATCGGATAGCGATCGAGGATCGAGGGGCGCTGTCCGCGAACGCGCGCGGCCAAGAGGGCACCGTCGGCATTGTAGACGCCGAGGTTTTCCCGGCACGCCACGATCGTCTCCGAGGCAAAGATTCGTTTGTAGAAAGCGGTATGGCGCGGCCGGCAAGCC includes:
- a CDS encoding LysR family transcriptional regulator; this translates as MDRLDAMRVFSRVVERKSFTFASEDLGLPRSTVTDAVKQLEARLGVRLLQRTTRHVSPTLDGEAYYQRCITILDDIEDAEGAFAGAKPKGLLRVDVHGTLARHFVLPRLPAFLETYPDIELYMSEGDRLVDLVREGIDCVLRVGEPQTSDMIGRRVAMLDEITCASPGYIARFGVPRAIDDLDGHRMIGFRSSATGNLLPLEFVEEGGVRTATLPATIAVNAAESFVAAARLGLGLVQVPLYHVEGDLQSGALVEVLRHCRPTPTPVSLFYPRSRQLSPRVRVFIDWLVKVFAERRSADATP
- a CDS encoding SDR family oxidoreductase; protein product: MNKEVIVITGASSGFGALTARALAKAGHVVYAGMRAIEGRNAPQVEAARIFAAEHGADLRPIELDVISDASVEAAIARIVADQGRIDVIVHNAGHMSFGPAEAFTPEQLAELYDVNVLSTQRVNRAALPLMREQGKGLVVWVSSSSTRGGTPPFLAPYFAAKAAMDSLAVSYAAELTRWGIETAIIVPGAFTRGTNHFAHSGAPADAARAGAYGEGPYRGVAEQALKGLGALEPADADAGAVAAAIVDIVNMPFGSRPFRTHIDPSQDGAEIVNGVADRVRAEMYRNIGLQDLLKPHAIG
- a CDS encoding NAD(P) transhydrogenase subunit alpha; this translates as MANELLDKALADLDRAVEAVRTAAEYVPDAAGAVAHGATGGAIDPFVFRLAIFVLAIFVGYYVVWSVTPALHTPLMAVTNAISSVIVVGALLAVGISASGLATGFGFVALVLASVNIFGGFLVTQRMLAMYKKKDK
- a CDS encoding Re/Si-specific NAD(P)(+) transhydrogenase subunit alpha, which translates into the protein MSEIVFIAKETDAHEGRVAGSVESVKKLKSLGFDVVVEAGAGLRSRILDSEYEKTGARIGSAVDAASADVVLKVRRPTDAEIAGYKSGAIVIAIMDPYGNEAAIAAMAGAGLTAFAMELMPRITRAQSMDVLSSQANLAGYQAVIDAAHEYDRALPMMMTAAGTVPAAKVFVMGAGVAGLQAIATARRLGAVVSATDVRPAAKEQVASLGAKFIAVEDEEFKAAETAGGYAKEMSKDYQVKQAALVAEHIAKQDIVITTALIPGRPAPRLVTREMLDAMKPGSVVVDLAVERGGNVEGAETGKVVEVGGIKVVGHLNVPGRIAASASLLYAKNLVTFLETMVSKETKALALNMEDELVKATALTHGGAVVHPAFGGAKEGDK
- a CDS encoding SDR family oxidoreductase, which codes for MSANTNKVAIITGASRGIGAAIAERLAKDGFTVVINYSGDPAPAEVLARAIEEGGGKALTARADVSSVEAVRRMFDAAEAAFGGVDVLVNNAGILKTVALADTTDEEFDRHFAINVKGTFNTMREAARRMRDGGRIVNFSSTTLALNMPGYAAYNGTKAAVEAFTHVFAKELRGRNITVNAVAPGPIATDLFLTGKSDELIAQFTKMPPLERLGQPEDIANVVAFLVGPDAGWVNGQVLRANGGVA
- a CDS encoding NAD(P)(+) transhydrogenase (Re/Si-specific) subunit beta, which codes for MNANFAAFLYLVSGVLFITALRGLSHPTTSRRGNAYGMIGMGIAIATTLFLAMPSIGGFLLIVLGLALGGGAGAYIAKRIPMTAMPQLVAGFHSLVGLAAVLVAAGALYAPSSFGIGEIGAIHAQALVEMALGVAIGAITFTGSVIAFLKLDGRMSGKPILLPYRHAINIALVALVVFFIIGLALTESHFDFWAIVLLSLVFGVLIIIPIGGADMPVVVSMLNSYSGWAAAGIGFTLGNLALIITGALVGSSGAILSYIMCKGMNRSFISVILGGFGGETAAAGADDGIQRTVKQGSADDAAFLMQNASKVIIVPGYGMAVAQAQHALREMGDRLKEAGVEVKYAIHPVAGRMPGHMNVLLAEANVPYDEVFELEDINSEFAQADVAYVIGANDVTNPAARDDKTSPIYGMPILDVDKAKTCLFVKRSLGSGYAGIDNTLFYKDGTMMLLGDAKKVTEEIVKAINH
- a CDS encoding aa3-type cytochrome c oxidase subunit IV; its protein translation is MAEHHSGPVETGAPMDYSEHEKTYNLFLNATKYGTLFCASLLIAMAAAFFTTMGFFSSLVLLIILNVAGFFFLR